A single window of Hymenobacter sp. APR13 DNA harbors:
- a CDS encoding N-acetylglucosamine kinase, protein MILIADGGSTKSSWCQLDEAGNRVHFNTEGYNPDFINTAGVIASLDKNLPETLHREEVTEVFYYGAGVSSAKKAEVLAQAMRQVFPQAKVTVDHDLLASARALLGNKPGFAAILGTGTNSCLYDGTRITHNVDSLGYFLGDEGSGSFIGKRLLRDYLRGLLPDGLQEIFQEEFKLTREDILDRLYNQPLPNRFLASFAKFTYDHNNISYCREIVLQGFETFFENIVRHYPNYQDYTFNCIGSVGYNFRDALVQVAKSHQMEVGKIIRSPIDDLVTFHEGKA, encoded by the coding sequence ATGATTCTCATTGCCGATGGCGGCTCTACCAAGAGCAGCTGGTGCCAGCTCGACGAAGCCGGCAACCGGGTACACTTCAACACCGAAGGATACAACCCCGACTTTATCAACACGGCCGGCGTAATTGCTTCGCTGGATAAGAACCTGCCCGAAACCCTTCATCGAGAAGAAGTTACGGAAGTTTTTTATTATGGAGCCGGTGTTTCTTCGGCGAAGAAGGCTGAGGTGCTGGCCCAGGCCATGCGCCAGGTGTTTCCGCAGGCCAAAGTTACCGTCGACCACGACCTGCTGGCTTCGGCGCGGGCCCTGCTCGGCAACAAGCCCGGCTTCGCGGCCATCCTCGGCACGGGCACCAACTCCTGCCTCTACGACGGCACCCGCATCACCCACAACGTCGACTCGCTCGGCTACTTCCTCGGGGATGAGGGCTCGGGCTCGTTTATTGGCAAGCGGCTGCTGCGTGACTATCTGCGCGGCCTGCTGCCCGATGGCCTGCAGGAGATTTTTCAGGAGGAGTTCAAGCTCACCCGCGAAGACATTCTGGACCGGCTCTACAACCAGCCGCTGCCCAACCGGTTTCTGGCCAGCTTCGCCAAGTTCACCTACGACCACAACAACATCAGCTACTGCCGCGAGATTGTGCTGCAGGGTTTCGAAACTTTCTTCGAAAACATCGTCCGGCACTACCCCAACTACCAGGACTACACCTTCAACTGCATCGGCTCGGTGGGCTACAACTTCCGCGACGCGCTGGTGCAGGTAGCCAAAAGCCACCAGATGGAAGTGGGCAAAATCATCCGCTCCCCCATCGACGACCTCGTGACTTTCCACGAAGGCAAGGCGTAG
- a CDS encoding T9SS type A sorting domain-containing protein yields MKKIFTLAAAGALAATALNAQAQITLDGVMNTAEIGAANSGRYVSLGAFTTPHPAGFGDWGLLRMYGANSATKLYVALAGTPEANGNGLQIYMDFPNKTGVTSGTALPAVTGPVAGTATTMFEGAGITGTKMDMEVDAALALKGESLTSFIPQAAVYTSNTAGTAAVLATTMAATGAPITIAGATGNFAMFNGSRMAYRGTSDGKITTNPGNANGGGAGSYGWEIEMDRAALGLPSGASIVRLFAGYVSNTGYWSSDVIPEIAGNAVNLENSPDFTQETGTQAATLNVVVLSNRNAAEAAVAMSVFPNPSSSKATVTYQVLNRAQNVNVTLTDLTGRTVRVLKSGVQAAGFQSINLSTQDVAAGTYMVNVKVGDLTATRKVVLL; encoded by the coding sequence ATGAAAAAAATCTTTACCCTCGCAGCTGCTGGAGCACTGGCTGCCACTGCTCTCAACGCGCAGGCACAAATCACGCTTGACGGCGTAATGAACACCGCTGAAATCGGTGCTGCTAACTCGGGCCGCTACGTTTCGCTGGGTGCTTTCACCACGCCTCACCCTGCTGGTTTCGGCGACTGGGGTCTGCTCCGTATGTACGGCGCTAACTCGGCTACCAAACTATATGTAGCTCTGGCCGGCACGCCCGAAGCCAATGGCAACGGTCTGCAGATCTACATGGACTTCCCGAACAAAACGGGCGTAACGTCCGGCACGGCGCTGCCAGCCGTAACGGGGCCGGTAGCTGGTACGGCTACCACCATGTTTGAAGGTGCTGGTATCACGGGCACCAAAATGGACATGGAAGTGGACGCCGCTCTGGCTCTGAAAGGCGAGTCGCTGACTTCGTTCATCCCTCAGGCCGCCGTGTACACCTCCAACACGGCCGGCACGGCTGCTGTACTGGCTACGACCATGGCTGCTACCGGTGCTCCAATCACTATTGCCGGTGCTACCGGTAACTTCGCTATGTTCAACGGTTCGCGCATGGCGTACCGTGGTACTTCGGATGGCAAAATCACCACCAACCCCGGCAATGCCAACGGTGGTGGAGCTGGTTCTTATGGCTGGGAAATCGAGATGGACCGTGCCGCTCTGGGCCTGCCATCGGGCGCCAGCATTGTGCGCCTGTTTGCTGGCTACGTAAGCAACACCGGCTACTGGTCGTCGGACGTTATTCCAGAAATTGCTGGCAACGCTGTTAACCTGGAAAACTCGCCTGACTTCACGCAGGAAACCGGCACCCAGGCTGCTACCCTGAACGTGGTAGTGCTGAGCAACCGCAACGCTGCCGAAGCTGCTGTGGCCATGAGCGTGTTCCCGAACCCATCGTCGAGCAAGGCAACCGTTACCTACCAGGTGCTGAACCGCGCTCAAAACGTAAACGTAACCCTGACCGACCTGACCGGCCGTACCGTACGTGTGCTGAAAAGCGGCGTACAGGCTGCTGGTTTCCAGTCGATCAACCTGAGCACGCAGGACGTAGCTGCCGGCACCTACATGGTGAACGTGAAAGTTGGCGACCTGACCGCTACCCGCAAAGTGGTTCTGCTCTAA